One region of Spirochaetaceae bacterium genomic DNA includes:
- a CDS encoding phosphoadenosine phosphosulfate reductase family protein gives MAHIQEALEALADPSIRHIVPVSGGKDSAALAIYMAQTYPQIPTEYVFCDTDAELPETYDYLDRLEALLGKPIQRINALDYMNVTRKPSRKAFDFVLNEMYSGFLPSPQARWCTRKLKIEPFEKYVGADTAFSYLGIRADEDRQGYTSSKKPPAFSDQSNIIPVYPLKDDGLELSAVGDLLETSGIGFPSYYRWRSRSGCYFCFYQQLGEWQGLRQRHPDLFERAKKYERDAGTKKYTWVQGRTLADIETMQRRYPAPSIDDVEGCAICHL, from the coding sequence ATGGCTCACATACAAGAAGCGCTCGAAGCGCTCGCTGATCCGTCGATCCGCCACATCGTTCCCGTGTCCGGTGGAAAGGACTCGGCTGCGCTTGCCATATACATGGCTCAGACGTACCCACAGATCCCGACCGAGTACGTATTCTGCGACACCGACGCCGAACTGCCCGAGACCTACGACTACCTCGACCGTCTTGAAGCCCTGCTCGGAAAGCCAATCCAACGGATCAACGCCCTAGACTACATGAACGTGACTCGCAAACCTAGCCGGAAGGCTTTTGATTTCGTGCTCAACGAGATGTATTCGGGATTCTTGCCAAGCCCGCAGGCACGGTGGTGTACCCGAAAGCTAAAGATCGAACCATTCGAGAAGTACGTGGGGGCAGACACCGCGTTTAGTTACCTCGGCATTCGCGCTGATGAGGACCGTCAGGGCTATACCTCTTCGAAAAAGCCGCCGGCGTTCTCCGATCAATCCAATATCATTCCTGTATATCCACTCAAGGATGACGGCTTGGAACTTAGCGCCGTGGGGGACCTTCTCGAAACTTCAGGAATTGGGTTTCCGAGTTACTACCGGTGGCGCTCGCGTTCTGGTTGTTACTTTTGTTTTTATCAGCAGCTCGGGGAATGGCAAGGTCTACGGCAAAGACATCCAGATCTGTTCGAGCGCGCAAAAAAGTATGAACGAGATGCTGGAACTAAGAAGTACACCTGGGTACAAGGTCGCACGTTAGCCGATATCGAGACGATGCAGAGAAGGTACCCGGCTCCCTCAATCGATGATGTCGAAGGCTGTGCGATCTGTCACCTATAG
- a CDS encoding phospholipase D-like domain-containing protein — protein MLGADLLKFLAGARREVLIAAPFIRLSPFQRLIDAVHPDICVRVVTRWRPTEVIAGVSDIDVLLATRSRNIPLLLQNDLHAKLYLADDACLVGSANITDTALGWRQPANLELLVRTERRDPAVTAFLERLFDHAVEATDAHRDRLQDLVLSADKDPQFLSALLGDSDDSVLLPTSWVPAIKNPEEMYLLYSGAENLVLRTAIAAMRAELGRFSVPVGLNESDFRSWVACILSHSRIVELTTKRIQQGEDINENMFREMLVQIGADPDKYALQEVMTALQRWLEYFLPGHYGITTESVKLGQAKRI, from the coding sequence ATGCTTGGCGCCGACCTCCTCAAATTCCTTGCCGGAGCTCGTCGAGAAGTCTTGATCGCCGCGCCGTTTATTCGCCTGTCTCCATTCCAACGGCTGATTGATGCCGTTCACCCGGATATTTGCGTCCGGGTCGTCACGCGATGGCGCCCTACCGAGGTAATTGCTGGTGTGTCAGATATAGATGTATTGCTTGCGACGCGCTCTCGGAATATACCCCTTCTATTACAGAACGACCTGCACGCGAAGTTGTATTTGGCGGACGATGCTTGCCTAGTCGGGTCGGCGAACATAACTGATACCGCGCTCGGGTGGAGACAGCCCGCGAATCTCGAACTTCTCGTGCGTACGGAGCGGAGAGATCCAGCTGTCACCGCGTTCCTTGAGCGTCTTTTTGATCATGCGGTCGAAGCTACGGACGCCCATCGGGATCGTCTTCAAGACCTTGTCCTTAGCGCCGATAAAGACCCGCAATTCCTGTCTGCTTTGCTAGGAGATTCCGATGATTCCGTGCTGCTGCCTACTAGTTGGGTGCCTGCTATAAAGAATCCGGAGGAAATGTATCTATTATACAGTGGAGCAGAGAACCTTGTGTTACGGACAGCTATCGCCGCAATGCGGGCTGAACTTGGTAGATTTTCGGTACCTGTCGGGCTAAACGAGTCCGACTTTCGGTCGTGGGTCGCGTGTATACTCTCACACTCTCGGATCGTCGAACTTACGACGAAGCGTATACAACAAGGAGAGGATATCAACGAGAATATGTTTCGCGAAATGCTTGTTCAGATTGGGGCAGATCCTGATAAGTATGCTCTACAAGAGGTGATGACGGCATTGCAAAGATGGCTAGAGTATTTCTTGCCAGGTCACTATGGTATCACCACAGAGTCGGTGAAACTTGGTCAAGCTAAGCGGATTTGA
- the manA gene encoding mannose-6-phosphate isomerase, class I, producing MLGLMRLENPIQHYAWGSKTALARLQGRQAATEPEAEVWIGAHPQAPSVVTVAGRRVTLDRLLADRPDEMLGPAVERFGAELPFLLKVLAVAEPLSIQAHPSLEQAAEGFAREQAAGIAPDAPNRNYRDRNHKPELAVALEPYWMMSGFRPYAELVHHLEVVGVPELRAANDGLRRQPTGRALAALMATVLQLSDRERADLVSRTEEHAASQLRREDRGSNPEDTGSPSSALTEAETASRWVQRLAASYPGDAGVLSPYLLNVLHLAPGEGTFTGAGTLHAALSGTAVELQANSDNVLRGGLTVKHVDVPELLRVARFVPQEAAVLNPAADANGERRYPTPAAEFALSSVALDTLHGAPFVGTTAGPEILLFLYGDAAVTGSDGRTVGCRPGEALFVPAAVKGYRVNGKATMFRARVPLPSDPEPSP from the coding sequence ATGCTTGGATTGATGAGGCTGGAAAACCCTATCCAGCACTATGCGTGGGGGTCGAAGACCGCGTTGGCCCGGTTGCAGGGGCGCCAGGCGGCCACCGAGCCTGAAGCGGAGGTGTGGATCGGTGCGCATCCGCAGGCACCGTCGGTGGTGACGGTTGCAGGGCGGCGCGTAACCTTGGACCGGCTGCTGGCGGATCGTCCGGATGAGATGTTGGGTCCGGCGGTAGAGCGCTTCGGAGCGGAGTTGCCGTTTCTGCTCAAGGTGCTGGCGGTGGCGGAGCCGCTGTCGATCCAGGCTCATCCGTCGCTGGAGCAGGCGGCGGAGGGGTTCGCGCGCGAGCAGGCGGCCGGCATCGCGCCCGATGCACCGAACCGCAACTACCGAGACCGCAACCACAAGCCGGAGTTGGCGGTGGCGCTGGAGCCGTATTGGATGATGAGCGGCTTTCGGCCCTACGCCGAGCTGGTGCACCACCTGGAGGTGGTCGGCGTGCCGGAGCTGCGAGCCGCGAATGACGGGCTGCGCCGGCAGCCGACGGGACGAGCGCTGGCCGCACTGATGGCCACGGTGCTGCAACTGAGTGATCGGGAACGCGCGGACCTGGTGTCGCGGACCGAGGAACACGCGGCCAGCCAACTCCGTCGCGAAGACCGCGGGTCAAACCCGGAGGACACGGGATCGCCGTCGTCAGCGCTGACCGAGGCAGAAACCGCGTCGCGCTGGGTGCAACGGCTGGCTGCCAGTTACCCCGGCGATGCCGGCGTGCTCAGTCCGTACCTGCTGAACGTGTTGCACCTGGCTCCGGGCGAGGGCACTTTCACCGGTGCCGGCACGCTGCACGCCGCTCTGAGCGGAACGGCGGTCGAGTTGCAGGCCAACTCCGACAATGTGCTGCGCGGCGGACTGACGGTGAAGCACGTCGATGTTCCCGAGCTTTTGCGCGTGGCGCGCTTCGTCCCTCAGGAAGCGGCCGTGTTGAACCCGGCGGCGGACGCCAACGGCGAGCGGCGCTACCCGACTCCGGCGGCGGAGTTTGCTCTGTCGTCGGTTGCACTCGACACGCTCCACGGGGCTCCGTTTGTGGGGACCACCGCTGGTCCCGAGATTCTTCTATTCCTTTACGGCGATGCGGCGGTGACAGGCTCAGATGGCCGCACCGTTGGCTGCCGTCCGGGTGAGGCGTTGTTCGTTCCTGCCGCCGTCAAGGGATACCGTGTCAATGGCAAGGCCACCATGTTCCGAGCTCGCGTGCCGCTGCCATCGGATCCCGAACCGTCCCCTTAG
- a CDS encoding DNA phosphorothioation-associated putative methyltransferase has protein sequence MEVRRDRTAIARSDFSRPVQLLIGNGVLAPERTFFDYGCGLGDDVRFLRSLGYVAHGWDPAHQPDETLRRAAVVNLGYVLNVIERPAERAGALRRAFDLAETCLCVSVLIGSGSYAGEVQNYGDGVLTSRNTFQRYYQQEEVAKYLEEALGIVPIPLEAGVFLVFRRSEDAHAFLLNRLQRSVPLIHGVPRQRKRLLRAALLDAFQTEHKEDWAAYANFVATRGRPPANAESSALQAAAEHGLAPTDLWEAAANELAGSQLSEQRRLRTNQYIVFMAICRFRGVPRLGELAVTARFDIRYYFRSYSHLKELSNKHLFAAGDNDKVAELCEDAPVGVNTTDGYFVARRDLPQLDPTLQIYARLGELFFGDLDRMDVVKIHKTSPRLSLFSLNDLNEAVPRLKTRVKIDLQAQQVRFFDHATNVEPELLIGKQLLGFKQGNTDESAVMAGRRILMHDAPFGLIVREKDLRGPA, from the coding sequence GTGGAAGTACGTCGTGACCGAACAGCGATAGCACGCTCCGACTTCTCGCGGCCTGTGCAACTGCTGATCGGCAACGGGGTGCTCGCCCCGGAGCGCACCTTCTTCGACTACGGCTGCGGCCTCGGCGACGACGTTCGTTTCCTGCGGTCCCTCGGCTACGTCGCACACGGGTGGGATCCGGCCCACCAACCCGACGAGACGCTGCGGCGGGCAGCGGTGGTGAACCTCGGTTACGTGCTCAACGTCATTGAACGGCCAGCGGAGCGCGCCGGCGCGCTGCGGCGGGCGTTCGACCTTGCCGAGACCTGCCTCTGCGTCTCCGTCCTCATCGGCTCGGGATCCTACGCGGGCGAAGTACAGAACTACGGTGACGGAGTGCTTACGTCACGCAACACGTTTCAGAGGTACTACCAACAGGAGGAGGTGGCCAAGTACCTCGAAGAGGCGCTCGGCATCGTGCCTATTCCGCTCGAAGCCGGTGTGTTCCTCGTCTTCAGGCGCAGTGAAGATGCACACGCATTCCTCCTGAACCGTCTGCAACGATCGGTCCCGCTCATCCACGGCGTTCCACGCCAACGCAAGCGGCTCCTGCGAGCCGCCCTCCTCGATGCGTTCCAGACGGAGCACAAGGAGGACTGGGCGGCCTATGCGAACTTCGTGGCCACCCGCGGCCGTCCTCCGGCCAACGCCGAATCATCCGCGTTGCAGGCGGCCGCCGAGCATGGCTTGGCGCCGACCGATCTGTGGGAGGCTGCCGCGAACGAGCTTGCCGGGTCGCAACTCAGCGAGCAGCGTCGCCTCCGCACCAACCAGTACATCGTGTTCATGGCGATATGCCGCTTTCGGGGGGTGCCGAGACTTGGCGAATTGGCGGTCACCGCTCGTTTCGACATCCGCTACTACTTCCGTAGTTACAGTCACCTCAAGGAATTGAGCAACAAGCACCTGTTTGCCGCGGGGGACAACGACAAGGTAGCGGAGCTGTGTGAAGACGCACCTGTCGGAGTGAACACGACCGACGGATACTTCGTCGCCCGGCGGGACCTCCCGCAGCTCGACCCCACCCTACAGATCTACGCACGCCTCGGAGAGCTGTTCTTCGGCGACCTCGACCGTATGGATGTCGTCAAGATCCACAAGACCTCGCCGCGGCTCTCCTTGTTCTCGCTCAACGACTTGAACGAGGCCGTGCCCCGGCTGAAGACGCGCGTGAAGATCGACCTGCAGGCCCAACAGGTGCGGTTCTTCGATCACGCCACCAACGTCGAACCGGAACTCCTTATAGGCAAACAACTTCTGGGGTTCAAGCAAGGCAATACGGACGAGAGCGCCGTTATGGCGGGTAGGAGGATACTCATGCATGACGCTCCGTTCGGCCTGATCGTGCGGGAGAAAGACCTGCGGGGGCCGGCATGA
- a CDS encoding DUF4007 family protein codes for MRFGGHQTFYLREGWLAKGLALLLEDASAFDDPFVADQLGVGRNMAKSIEHWLLATGLAIKAERRRRPERPRLKATEFGQIIAKHDPWFLDPGTWWFLHINLVRNPAHAATWHWFFNFYASSRFERATVVAQLEQHERMRSQRVPSPKTLERDVSCFLGSYAVEVPYRRKDPEEEIDCPFQELRIIRHFRASGYYELNRRRKSISPQVLLYALKVPGLMFDARTGMVDITLHDLHRLEGGPAQVLVLSADALFEHLVELETGGRDVPFSMSGLAGDRQLRYEFVPTPELVSRHFESAAAELAYV; via the coding sequence ATGCGGTTCGGTGGACACCAGACGTTCTACCTCCGCGAGGGCTGGCTGGCCAAGGGGCTTGCACTGCTCCTGGAAGATGCGAGCGCGTTCGACGACCCGTTCGTTGCCGATCAGCTCGGCGTGGGCCGCAATATGGCCAAGTCGATCGAGCACTGGCTGTTGGCGACCGGGCTGGCCATCAAGGCGGAGCGCCGGCGGCGACCCGAGAGGCCGCGCCTGAAGGCGACCGAGTTCGGCCAGATCATCGCCAAACACGATCCCTGGTTTCTCGATCCCGGCACCTGGTGGTTTCTGCACATCAATCTTGTGCGCAACCCGGCGCACGCCGCGACCTGGCACTGGTTCTTCAACTTCTACGCTTCGAGCAGGTTCGAACGGGCCACGGTCGTGGCACAGCTTGAGCAACACGAGCGCATGCGCTCACAGCGGGTGCCTTCGCCGAAGACGCTCGAACGCGACGTAAGCTGCTTCCTCGGCAGCTACGCCGTCGAAGTGCCCTACCGGCGCAAGGATCCAGAAGAAGAGATCGATTGCCCCTTTCAGGAGCTGCGCATCATTCGCCATTTCCGCGCATCGGGCTATTACGAGCTGAATCGGCGGCGCAAGTCGATATCCCCCCAGGTGTTGCTATACGCGCTGAAGGTGCCCGGCCTGATGTTCGACGCGCGCACCGGGATGGTCGACATCACGCTCCACGATCTGCACCGACTGGAAGGTGGCCCAGCACAGGTACTGGTACTCTCTGCCGACGCGCTATTCGAGCACTTGGTGGAGCTTGAGACCGGCGGCAGGGACGTGCCGTTCTCGATGAGCGGCCTGGCTGGTGATCGGCAGCTCCGGTACGAGTTTGTGCCCACGCCGGAGTTGGTGTCCCGGCACTTCGAGAGTGCGGCGGCGGAGTTGGCTTATGTCTAA
- a CDS encoding cysteine desulfurase family protein: protein MIYLDNNATTFLIPSVRERIEELIAGPIGNPSSPYRLGAEARYALEQARDRVADALGTRADCILFVASGSEANAMALATAQSCEQQRDEILVSEVEHSSVTANATLLGARGYKVRYVSVDRNGRIDVGQLADTLGERTAVVSAQWVNNETGVTQPVEDIAALCRDAGALYHCDAAQALGKIPIDVEGQVGVDLMTVTAHKINGPTGVGALYARDPALLHPLVGGGDQEQGLRGGTENLIGAVGFGVAAAERMRTFTSATALIEACRDTFEQTVLAAEPRLLVNGDLAHRVGNTSNLQFPGIDGAMLVAALDDQEIYCSQSSACTTARPTPSHVLTAMGLTESEAYASLRFSFGVLNKVEEAQRAAEQVVASYRDLVERLHRLGVA, encoded by the coding sequence ATGATCTATCTCGATAACAATGCCACGACATTCCTGATTCCGTCCGTGCGTGAGCGAATCGAGGAGCTGATCGCAGGGCCGATCGGCAACCCGTCGAGTCCGTACCGACTCGGTGCCGAGGCCCGCTACGCGCTCGAGCAGGCCCGCGACCGGGTGGCCGATGCACTCGGGACGCGTGCTGATTGTATCCTGTTCGTGGCGAGCGGGTCCGAGGCCAACGCCATGGCCCTCGCCACTGCTCAGTCCTGCGAACAGCAGCGCGACGAGATCCTTGTCAGCGAGGTCGAGCACTCATCGGTCACCGCCAACGCGACCTTGCTCGGCGCTCGCGGTTACAAGGTGCGCTACGTGTCCGTTGATAGAAACGGACGGATCGATGTTGGCCAACTCGCCGACACGCTCGGCGAGCGCACCGCTGTCGTATCGGCACAGTGGGTAAACAACGAGACCGGCGTTACACAGCCGGTGGAGGACATAGCCGCGCTCTGCCGCGACGCCGGTGCACTGTATCACTGCGACGCCGCGCAGGCGTTGGGAAAGATCCCGATCGACGTCGAGGGGCAGGTTGGCGTGGATCTGATGACCGTCACCGCCCACAAGATCAACGGCCCCACTGGAGTCGGCGCCCTGTACGCTCGAGATCCGGCGCTGTTGCATCCGCTGGTGGGCGGTGGTGACCAAGAACAGGGCCTCCGCGGTGGCACCGAGAACCTGATCGGCGCAGTAGGATTCGGCGTTGCTGCCGCGGAGCGGATGAGGACCTTCACCTCCGCGACCGCACTGATCGAGGCGTGCCGCGATACGTTCGAGCAGACGGTTCTCGCCGCGGAACCCCGACTACTGGTGAATGGCGATCTTGCGCACCGCGTCGGGAACACGTCCAATCTGCAGTTCCCGGGCATCGACGGCGCCATGCTCGTCGCCGCGCTCGACGATCAGGAGATTTACTGTTCACAGAGTTCGGCGTGCACGACGGCGCGGCCGACACCCTCCCACGTACTCACAGCGATGGGGCTCACCGAATCCGAGGCGTACGCCTCGCTCCGCTTCTCTTTCGGTGTGCTCAACAAGGTGGAGGAAGCGCAGCGGGCAGCGGAGCAAGTGGTGGCGAGCTACCGGGACTTGGTCGAGCGCCTGCATCGGCTTGGGGTAGCGTGA